One window from the genome of Anticarsia gemmatalis isolate Benzon Research Colony breed Stoneville strain chromosome 8, ilAntGemm2 primary, whole genome shotgun sequence encodes:
- the LOC142975011 gene encoding uncharacterized protein LOC142975011 isoform X3 translates to MNPEHHNMNTGGGQPPGSSESQNQRVQSTQQQQQNNLPATTSATDLRVNSVNSAAVNVALSSVAKYWVFTNLFPGPIPQVSVYGLPAGARLENGKPVQDLGQAHASILNGDPNIILGHHAGQSQVTVSAAGGQQIPVSQIIATQSGQTHEALVAHSQQAELAAQGTSNNAQVSVSTGQPTHQQVPNNRVEFVQQHNIDMGHHSQQHIMQQQLMATARPEHSNQQIQLTVSEDGIVTVVEPAGGKMVDKEELHEAIKMPTDHALTVHQLQQIVGQQSHISDQVIDSVVRIEQATGEPANILVTHNPDGTTSIEASAADPLIVKDEKNSSKIETAQFAIPAEIKDIKGIDLKSVGAMGMEGAVVKISAGASEHDLHAMYKVNVEDLSQLLAYHEVFGKLNSEGQQQAKVISEVEVEAGTSAGMSEAESSPGHHSCDICGKIFQFRYQLIVHRRYHGESKPFTCQVCGSAFANPVELSRHGKCHLAGDPNERHAKRLAQDKPYACTTCHKTFSRKEHLDNHVRSHTGETPYRCEFCAKTFTRKEHMVNHVRKHTGETPHRCDICKKSFTRKEHFMNHVMWHTGETPHHCQICGKKYTRKEHLVNHMRSHTNDTPFRCELCGKSFTRKEHFTNHILWHTGETPHRCDFCSKTFTRKEHLLNHVRQHTGESPHRCNFCSKSFTRREHLVNHVRQHTGETPFQCGYCPKAFTRKDHLVNHVRQHTGESPHKCSYCTKSFTRKEHLTNHVRQHTGESPHRCTFCAKSFTRKEHLTNHIRQHTGETPHKCTYCPRAFARKEHLNNHIRQHTGVTPHSCSYCSKSFTRKEHLVNHIRHHTGETPFKCTYCSKSFSRKEHLTNHINLHTGETPHKCPFCTKTFSRKEHLTNHVRIHTGESPHRCEFCQKTFTRKEHLTNHLKQHTGDTAHACKVCSKHFTRKEHLVTHMRSHSCGDRPHVCGECGKSFPLKGNLLFHERSHNKANANNANRPYKCDVCSKEFMCKGHLVSHRRTHAETGEAAPTTETPAEGEDCTDCNKCIKVEPERIERKHEVRTSIDARPPETNVNVAQTHQNTTPTVMQITNQVRAAQVGTSSAAGVTPGTFTHTVSAQHHAGAAIAHHPVTVNY, encoded by the exons ATGAATCCAGAGCATCACAATATGAATACGGGTGGTGGCCAACCTCCGGGAAGTTCAGAG TCCCAGAATCAAAGGGTTCAATCAACACAGCAGCAGCAGCAGAATAACTTGCCTGCCACGACATCTGCTACTGATCTGCGAGTGAACTCAGTGAACTCGGCGGCTGTGAACGTTGCTTTGTCCAGTGTCGCGAAATATTGGGTGTTTACGAATTTGTTCCCCGGACCTATACCACAAGTGTCTGTGTACGGATTACCCGCCGGTGCTAGACTTGAAAATGGAAAACCTGTACAG GATCTTGGCCAGGCTCATGCCAGTATACTGAATGGGGATCCTAATATAATACTTGGGCATCATGCTGGACAATCCCAAGTCACTGTGTCTGCTGCTGGCGGCCAGCAGATACCAGTATCACAGATCATTGCCACTCAGTCTGGACAAACACATG AAGCTCTTGTGGCCCACAGTCAGCAAGCCGAGCTGGCGGCACAGGGCACTAGCAACAATGCGCAGGTGTCAGTTAGCACAGGCCAGCCTACCCATCAGCAGGTACCCAATAATCGGGTCGAGTTTGTACAACAGCATAACATTGATATG GGACATCATTCACAACAGCATATTATGCAGCAACAACTCATGGCGACCGCGCGGCCGGAACATAGCAACCAGCAG ATACAACTGACGGTGAGCGAGGATGGTATCGTGACGGTGGTGGAGCCCGCGGGCGGCAAGATGGTCGACAAGGAGGAGTTACACGAGGCCATCAAGATGCCCACCGACCACGCACTTACGGTTCATCAGTTGCAACAAATAGTTGGGCAACAg TCACATATTTCCGACCAGGTGATAGACAGCGTAGTTCGCATTGAGCAAGCGACGGGGGAGCCGGCCAACATTCTCGTTACCCACAACCCTGATGGAACCACGTCGATAGAAGCGAGTGCTGCCGACCCCCTCATAGTCAAGGATGAGAAGAACTCGTCGAAGATTGAAACTGCGCAGTTCGCGATACCGGCCGAAATTAAAGACATCAAAGGCATAGACTTAAAG AGTGTAGGGGCCATGGGTATGGAAGGCGCTGTGGTGAAAATCTCGGCCGGTGCTTCAGAACATGATCTCCATGCGATGTATAAAGTCAATGTTGAAGATCTCTCGCAGCTATTAGCATATCATGAAGTTTTTGGAAAGCTCAACTCAGAAGGACAACAACAAGCTAAG GTAATAAGTGAGGTAGAAGTTGAAGCAGGCACTAGTGCTGGGATGTCTGAAGCCGAATCCTCGCCTGGCCACCACTCCTGTGATATTTGCGGAAAAATATTCCAGTTCCGTTACCAACTTATAGTTCATAG ACGATATCACGGCGAAAGTAAACCATTTACGTGTCAAGTTTGTGGTTCAGCCTTCGCAAATCCAGTTGAATTATCGAGGCACGGCAAATGTCATCTTG cTGGTGATCCTAACGAGCGACACGCTAAAAGACTGGCACAGGACAAACCCTACGCTTGCACAACTTGCCACAAGACATTCTCGCGAAAGGAACACTTAGATAATCACGTCCGAAGTCACACTGGAGAGACGCCATACag ATGCGAATTTTGCGCGAAAACATTCACCCGTAAAGAACACATGGTGAACCACGTGAGAAAGCACACGGGCGAAACTCCTCACCGTTGTGATATTTGCAAGAAAAGCTTCACGAGAAAGGAACACTTCATGAACCATGTTATGTGGCACACAG GTGAAACGCCGCACCATTGTCAAATATGCGGCAAGAAGTATACTAGGAAGGAGCATTTAGTGAACCATATGAGATCTCACACAAACGATACTCCGTTCCGATGCGAACTGTGCGGCAAGTCGTTCACGAGAAAAGAACACTTCACCAATCACATATTGTGGCATACTG GTGAAACTCCCCATCGTTGCGACTTCTGTTCGAAGACATTCACACGGAAGGAACATTTATTGAACCACGTACGCCAGCACACGGGCGAGTCACCTCACAGGTGTAACTTCTGCAGCAAGTCGTTCACTAGACGGGAACATCTCGTCAACCATGTCCGACAACATACGGGAGAAACACCTTTCCAATGTGGATACTGTCCTAAAGCGTTCACGAGGAAGGATCATCTAG TTAACCACGTACGCCAACATACTGGTGAATCTCCGCACAAGTGCTCGTACTGTACAAAGTCGTTCACTCGCAAAGAGCACCTCACGAACCACGTGCGGCAACACACGGGCGAGTCGCCGCATCGATGCACCTTCTGTGCCAAGTCCTTCACTAGGAAAGAACATCTTACCAACCATATCAG ACAGCACACGGGAGAAACGCCACACAAGTGCACGTACTGCCCGCGCGCGTTCGCCAGGAAGGAGCACCTCAACAACCACATCCGCCAGCACACCGGCGTCACGCCGCACTCCTGCTCCTACTGCAGCAAGAGCTTCACCAGGAAGGAGCATCTCGTTAATCACATACG ACATCACACGGGCGAGACTCCTTTCAAGTGCACGTACTGCTCGAAGTCGTTCTCCCGCAAGGAACATCTCACTAATCACATTAACTTACACACAGGAGAGACACCACACAAATGCCCCTTCTGTACCAAAACATTCTCTAGAAAAGAACATTTGACCAATCATGTCAG AATTCATACGGGAGAGTCACCACATCGATGTGAATTCTGCCAGAAGACGTTTACACGAAAGGAACACTTAACGAATCACTTGAAACAGCATACCGGTGACACCGCGCACGCGTGTAAAGTTTGTTCCAAACATTTCACCAGGAAGGAACACCTTGTTACTCACATGAG ATCACACAGTTGCGGCGATCGACCTCACGTCTGCGGCGAGTGTGGCAAGTCGTTCCCGTTGAAAGGCAACCTGTTATTCCACGAACGATCACACAATAAAGCCAACGCGAACAATGCCAACAGACCGTACAAATGTGATGTTTGCTCAAAGGAGTTCATGTGTAAAG gtcACTTAGTATCTCATCGGCGTACACATGCGGAGACGGGTGAGGCTGCGCCCACTACTGAAACGCCTGCCGAAGGAGAAGACTGCACTGATTGCAATAAGTGTATTAAAGTGGAGCCTGAAAGAATCGAGCGGAAACATGAAGTCAG AACGTCCATAGACGCTAGACCGCCCGAAACTAACGTCAACGTCGCACAAACTCACCAAAATACTACTCCTACTGTGATGCAAATAACTAATCAG GTGCGCGCGGCGCAGGTGGGCACGTCGAGCGCGGCGGGCGTGACGCCCGGCACGTTCACGCACACCGTGAGCGCGCAGCACCACGCCGGCGCCGCCATCGCGCACCACCCCGTCACCGTCAACTACTAG
- the LOC142975011 gene encoding uncharacterized protein LOC142975011 isoform X5: MNPEHHNMNTGGGQPPGSSESQNQRVQSTQQQQQNNLPATTSATDLRVNSVNSAAVNVALSSVAKYWVFTNLFPGPIPQVSVYGLPAGARLENGKPVQDLGQAHASILNGDPNIILGHHAGQSQVTVSAAGGQQIPVSQIIATQSGQTHEALVAHSQQAELAAQGTSNNAQVSVSTGQPTHQQGHHSQQHIMQQQLMATARPEHSNQQIQLTVSEDGIVTVVEPAGGKMVDKEELHEAIKMPTDHALTVHQLQQIVGQQSHISDQVIDSVVRIEQATGEPANILVTHNPDGTTSIEASAADPLIVKDEKNSSKIETAQFAIPAEIKDIKGIDLKSVGAMGMEGAVVKISAGASEHDLHAMYKVNVEDLSQLLAYHEVFGKLNSEGQQQAKVISEVEVEAGTSAGMSEAESSPGHHSCDICGKIFQFRYQLIVHRRYHGESKPFTCQVCGSAFANPVELSRHGKCHLAGDPNERHAKRLAQDKPYACTTCHKTFSRKEHLDNHVRSHTGETPYRCEFCAKTFTRKEHMVNHVRKHTGETPHRCDICKKSFTRKEHFMNHVMWHTGETPHHCQICGKKYTRKEHLVNHMRSHTNDTPFRCELCGKSFTRKEHFTNHILWHTGETPHRCDFCSKTFTRKEHLLNHVRQHTGESPHRCNFCSKSFTRREHLVNHVRQHTGETPFQCGYCPKAFTRKDHLVNHVRQHTGESPHKCSYCTKSFTRKEHLTNHVRQHTGESPHRCTFCAKSFTRKEHLTNHIRQHTGETPHKCTYCPRAFARKEHLNNHIRQHTGVTPHSCSYCSKSFTRKEHLVNHIRHHTGETPFKCTYCSKSFSRKEHLTNHINLHTGETPHKCPFCTKTFSRKEHLTNHVRIHTGESPHRCEFCQKTFTRKEHLTNHLKQHTGDTAHACKVCSKHFTRKEHLVTHMRSHSCGDRPHVCGECGKSFPLKGNLLFHERSHNKANANNANRPYKCDVCSKEFMCKGHLVSHRRTHAETGEAAPTTETPAEGEDCTDCNKCIKVEPERIERKHEVRTSIDARPPETNVNVAQTHQNTTPTVMQITNQQVRAAQVGTSSAAGVTPGTFTHTVSAQHHAGAAIAHHPVTVNY; the protein is encoded by the exons ATGAATCCAGAGCATCACAATATGAATACGGGTGGTGGCCAACCTCCGGGAAGTTCAGAG TCCCAGAATCAAAGGGTTCAATCAACACAGCAGCAGCAGCAGAATAACTTGCCTGCCACGACATCTGCTACTGATCTGCGAGTGAACTCAGTGAACTCGGCGGCTGTGAACGTTGCTTTGTCCAGTGTCGCGAAATATTGGGTGTTTACGAATTTGTTCCCCGGACCTATACCACAAGTGTCTGTGTACGGATTACCCGCCGGTGCTAGACTTGAAAATGGAAAACCTGTACAG GATCTTGGCCAGGCTCATGCCAGTATACTGAATGGGGATCCTAATATAATACTTGGGCATCATGCTGGACAATCCCAAGTCACTGTGTCTGCTGCTGGCGGCCAGCAGATACCAGTATCACAGATCATTGCCACTCAGTCTGGACAAACACATG AAGCTCTTGTGGCCCACAGTCAGCAAGCCGAGCTGGCGGCACAGGGCACTAGCAACAATGCGCAGGTGTCAGTTAGCACAGGCCAGCCTACCCATCAGCAG GGACATCATTCACAACAGCATATTATGCAGCAACAACTCATGGCGACCGCGCGGCCGGAACATAGCAACCAGCAG ATACAACTGACGGTGAGCGAGGATGGTATCGTGACGGTGGTGGAGCCCGCGGGCGGCAAGATGGTCGACAAGGAGGAGTTACACGAGGCCATCAAGATGCCCACCGACCACGCACTTACGGTTCATCAGTTGCAACAAATAGTTGGGCAACAg TCACATATTTCCGACCAGGTGATAGACAGCGTAGTTCGCATTGAGCAAGCGACGGGGGAGCCGGCCAACATTCTCGTTACCCACAACCCTGATGGAACCACGTCGATAGAAGCGAGTGCTGCCGACCCCCTCATAGTCAAGGATGAGAAGAACTCGTCGAAGATTGAAACTGCGCAGTTCGCGATACCGGCCGAAATTAAAGACATCAAAGGCATAGACTTAAAG AGTGTAGGGGCCATGGGTATGGAAGGCGCTGTGGTGAAAATCTCGGCCGGTGCTTCAGAACATGATCTCCATGCGATGTATAAAGTCAATGTTGAAGATCTCTCGCAGCTATTAGCATATCATGAAGTTTTTGGAAAGCTCAACTCAGAAGGACAACAACAAGCTAAG GTAATAAGTGAGGTAGAAGTTGAAGCAGGCACTAGTGCTGGGATGTCTGAAGCCGAATCCTCGCCTGGCCACCACTCCTGTGATATTTGCGGAAAAATATTCCAGTTCCGTTACCAACTTATAGTTCATAG ACGATATCACGGCGAAAGTAAACCATTTACGTGTCAAGTTTGTGGTTCAGCCTTCGCAAATCCAGTTGAATTATCGAGGCACGGCAAATGTCATCTTG cTGGTGATCCTAACGAGCGACACGCTAAAAGACTGGCACAGGACAAACCCTACGCTTGCACAACTTGCCACAAGACATTCTCGCGAAAGGAACACTTAGATAATCACGTCCGAAGTCACACTGGAGAGACGCCATACag ATGCGAATTTTGCGCGAAAACATTCACCCGTAAAGAACACATGGTGAACCACGTGAGAAAGCACACGGGCGAAACTCCTCACCGTTGTGATATTTGCAAGAAAAGCTTCACGAGAAAGGAACACTTCATGAACCATGTTATGTGGCACACAG GTGAAACGCCGCACCATTGTCAAATATGCGGCAAGAAGTATACTAGGAAGGAGCATTTAGTGAACCATATGAGATCTCACACAAACGATACTCCGTTCCGATGCGAACTGTGCGGCAAGTCGTTCACGAGAAAAGAACACTTCACCAATCACATATTGTGGCATACTG GTGAAACTCCCCATCGTTGCGACTTCTGTTCGAAGACATTCACACGGAAGGAACATTTATTGAACCACGTACGCCAGCACACGGGCGAGTCACCTCACAGGTGTAACTTCTGCAGCAAGTCGTTCACTAGACGGGAACATCTCGTCAACCATGTCCGACAACATACGGGAGAAACACCTTTCCAATGTGGATACTGTCCTAAAGCGTTCACGAGGAAGGATCATCTAG TTAACCACGTACGCCAACATACTGGTGAATCTCCGCACAAGTGCTCGTACTGTACAAAGTCGTTCACTCGCAAAGAGCACCTCACGAACCACGTGCGGCAACACACGGGCGAGTCGCCGCATCGATGCACCTTCTGTGCCAAGTCCTTCACTAGGAAAGAACATCTTACCAACCATATCAG ACAGCACACGGGAGAAACGCCACACAAGTGCACGTACTGCCCGCGCGCGTTCGCCAGGAAGGAGCACCTCAACAACCACATCCGCCAGCACACCGGCGTCACGCCGCACTCCTGCTCCTACTGCAGCAAGAGCTTCACCAGGAAGGAGCATCTCGTTAATCACATACG ACATCACACGGGCGAGACTCCTTTCAAGTGCACGTACTGCTCGAAGTCGTTCTCCCGCAAGGAACATCTCACTAATCACATTAACTTACACACAGGAGAGACACCACACAAATGCCCCTTCTGTACCAAAACATTCTCTAGAAAAGAACATTTGACCAATCATGTCAG AATTCATACGGGAGAGTCACCACATCGATGTGAATTCTGCCAGAAGACGTTTACACGAAAGGAACACTTAACGAATCACTTGAAACAGCATACCGGTGACACCGCGCACGCGTGTAAAGTTTGTTCCAAACATTTCACCAGGAAGGAACACCTTGTTACTCACATGAG ATCACACAGTTGCGGCGATCGACCTCACGTCTGCGGCGAGTGTGGCAAGTCGTTCCCGTTGAAAGGCAACCTGTTATTCCACGAACGATCACACAATAAAGCCAACGCGAACAATGCCAACAGACCGTACAAATGTGATGTTTGCTCAAAGGAGTTCATGTGTAAAG gtcACTTAGTATCTCATCGGCGTACACATGCGGAGACGGGTGAGGCTGCGCCCACTACTGAAACGCCTGCCGAAGGAGAAGACTGCACTGATTGCAATAAGTGTATTAAAGTGGAGCCTGAAAGAATCGAGCGGAAACATGAAGTCAG AACGTCCATAGACGCTAGACCGCCCGAAACTAACGTCAACGTCGCACAAACTCACCAAAATACTACTCCTACTGTGATGCAAATAACTAATCAG CAGGTGCGCGCGGCGCAGGTGGGCACGTCGAGCGCGGCGGGCGTGACGCCCGGCACGTTCACGCACACCGTGAGCGCGCAGCACCACGCCGGCGCCGCCATCGCGCACCACCCCGTCACCGTCAACTACTAG
- the LOC142975011 gene encoding uncharacterized protein LOC142975011 isoform X4, which yields MNPEHHNMNTGGGQPPGSSESQNQRVQSTQQQQQNNLPATTSATDLRVNSVNSAAVNVALSSVAKYWVFTNLFPGPIPQVSVYGLPAGARLENGKPVQDLGQAHASILNGDPNIILGHHAGQSQVTVSAAGGQQIPVSQIIATQSGQTHEALVAHSQQAELAAQGTSNNAQVSVSTGQPTHQQVPNNRVEFVQQHNIDMGHHSQQHIMQQQLMATARPEHSNQQIQLTVSEDGIVTVVEPAGGKMVDKEELHEAIKMPTDHALTVHQLQQIVGQQVIDSVVRIEQATGEPANILVTHNPDGTTSIEASAADPLIVKDEKNSSKIETAQFAIPAEIKDIKGIDLKSVGAMGMEGAVVKISAGASEHDLHAMYKVNVEDLSQLLAYHEVFGKLNSEGQQQAKVISEVEVEAGTSAGMSEAESSPGHHSCDICGKIFQFRYQLIVHRRYHGESKPFTCQVCGSAFANPVELSRHGKCHLAGDPNERHAKRLAQDKPYACTTCHKTFSRKEHLDNHVRSHTGETPYRCEFCAKTFTRKEHMVNHVRKHTGETPHRCDICKKSFTRKEHFMNHVMWHTGETPHHCQICGKKYTRKEHLVNHMRSHTNDTPFRCELCGKSFTRKEHFTNHILWHTGETPHRCDFCSKTFTRKEHLLNHVRQHTGESPHRCNFCSKSFTRREHLVNHVRQHTGETPFQCGYCPKAFTRKDHLVNHVRQHTGESPHKCSYCTKSFTRKEHLTNHVRQHTGESPHRCTFCAKSFTRKEHLTNHIRQHTGETPHKCTYCPRAFARKEHLNNHIRQHTGVTPHSCSYCSKSFTRKEHLVNHIRHHTGETPFKCTYCSKSFSRKEHLTNHINLHTGETPHKCPFCTKTFSRKEHLTNHVRIHTGESPHRCEFCQKTFTRKEHLTNHLKQHTGDTAHACKVCSKHFTRKEHLVTHMRSHSCGDRPHVCGECGKSFPLKGNLLFHERSHNKANANNANRPYKCDVCSKEFMCKGHLVSHRRTHAETGEAAPTTETPAEGEDCTDCNKCIKVEPERIERKHEVRTSIDARPPETNVNVAQTHQNTTPTVMQITNQQVRAAQVGTSSAAGVTPGTFTHTVSAQHHAGAAIAHHPVTVNY from the exons ATGAATCCAGAGCATCACAATATGAATACGGGTGGTGGCCAACCTCCGGGAAGTTCAGAG TCCCAGAATCAAAGGGTTCAATCAACACAGCAGCAGCAGCAGAATAACTTGCCTGCCACGACATCTGCTACTGATCTGCGAGTGAACTCAGTGAACTCGGCGGCTGTGAACGTTGCTTTGTCCAGTGTCGCGAAATATTGGGTGTTTACGAATTTGTTCCCCGGACCTATACCACAAGTGTCTGTGTACGGATTACCCGCCGGTGCTAGACTTGAAAATGGAAAACCTGTACAG GATCTTGGCCAGGCTCATGCCAGTATACTGAATGGGGATCCTAATATAATACTTGGGCATCATGCTGGACAATCCCAAGTCACTGTGTCTGCTGCTGGCGGCCAGCAGATACCAGTATCACAGATCATTGCCACTCAGTCTGGACAAACACATG AAGCTCTTGTGGCCCACAGTCAGCAAGCCGAGCTGGCGGCACAGGGCACTAGCAACAATGCGCAGGTGTCAGTTAGCACAGGCCAGCCTACCCATCAGCAGGTACCCAATAATCGGGTCGAGTTTGTACAACAGCATAACATTGATATG GGACATCATTCACAACAGCATATTATGCAGCAACAACTCATGGCGACCGCGCGGCCGGAACATAGCAACCAGCAG ATACAACTGACGGTGAGCGAGGATGGTATCGTGACGGTGGTGGAGCCCGCGGGCGGCAAGATGGTCGACAAGGAGGAGTTACACGAGGCCATCAAGATGCCCACCGACCACGCACTTACGGTTCATCAGTTGCAACAAATAGTTGGGCAACAg GTGATAGACAGCGTAGTTCGCATTGAGCAAGCGACGGGGGAGCCGGCCAACATTCTCGTTACCCACAACCCTGATGGAACCACGTCGATAGAAGCGAGTGCTGCCGACCCCCTCATAGTCAAGGATGAGAAGAACTCGTCGAAGATTGAAACTGCGCAGTTCGCGATACCGGCCGAAATTAAAGACATCAAAGGCATAGACTTAAAG AGTGTAGGGGCCATGGGTATGGAAGGCGCTGTGGTGAAAATCTCGGCCGGTGCTTCAGAACATGATCTCCATGCGATGTATAAAGTCAATGTTGAAGATCTCTCGCAGCTATTAGCATATCATGAAGTTTTTGGAAAGCTCAACTCAGAAGGACAACAACAAGCTAAG GTAATAAGTGAGGTAGAAGTTGAAGCAGGCACTAGTGCTGGGATGTCTGAAGCCGAATCCTCGCCTGGCCACCACTCCTGTGATATTTGCGGAAAAATATTCCAGTTCCGTTACCAACTTATAGTTCATAG ACGATATCACGGCGAAAGTAAACCATTTACGTGTCAAGTTTGTGGTTCAGCCTTCGCAAATCCAGTTGAATTATCGAGGCACGGCAAATGTCATCTTG cTGGTGATCCTAACGAGCGACACGCTAAAAGACTGGCACAGGACAAACCCTACGCTTGCACAACTTGCCACAAGACATTCTCGCGAAAGGAACACTTAGATAATCACGTCCGAAGTCACACTGGAGAGACGCCATACag ATGCGAATTTTGCGCGAAAACATTCACCCGTAAAGAACACATGGTGAACCACGTGAGAAAGCACACGGGCGAAACTCCTCACCGTTGTGATATTTGCAAGAAAAGCTTCACGAGAAAGGAACACTTCATGAACCATGTTATGTGGCACACAG GTGAAACGCCGCACCATTGTCAAATATGCGGCAAGAAGTATACTAGGAAGGAGCATTTAGTGAACCATATGAGATCTCACACAAACGATACTCCGTTCCGATGCGAACTGTGCGGCAAGTCGTTCACGAGAAAAGAACACTTCACCAATCACATATTGTGGCATACTG GTGAAACTCCCCATCGTTGCGACTTCTGTTCGAAGACATTCACACGGAAGGAACATTTATTGAACCACGTACGCCAGCACACGGGCGAGTCACCTCACAGGTGTAACTTCTGCAGCAAGTCGTTCACTAGACGGGAACATCTCGTCAACCATGTCCGACAACATACGGGAGAAACACCTTTCCAATGTGGATACTGTCCTAAAGCGTTCACGAGGAAGGATCATCTAG TTAACCACGTACGCCAACATACTGGTGAATCTCCGCACAAGTGCTCGTACTGTACAAAGTCGTTCACTCGCAAAGAGCACCTCACGAACCACGTGCGGCAACACACGGGCGAGTCGCCGCATCGATGCACCTTCTGTGCCAAGTCCTTCACTAGGAAAGAACATCTTACCAACCATATCAG ACAGCACACGGGAGAAACGCCACACAAGTGCACGTACTGCCCGCGCGCGTTCGCCAGGAAGGAGCACCTCAACAACCACATCCGCCAGCACACCGGCGTCACGCCGCACTCCTGCTCCTACTGCAGCAAGAGCTTCACCAGGAAGGAGCATCTCGTTAATCACATACG ACATCACACGGGCGAGACTCCTTTCAAGTGCACGTACTGCTCGAAGTCGTTCTCCCGCAAGGAACATCTCACTAATCACATTAACTTACACACAGGAGAGACACCACACAAATGCCCCTTCTGTACCAAAACATTCTCTAGAAAAGAACATTTGACCAATCATGTCAG AATTCATACGGGAGAGTCACCACATCGATGTGAATTCTGCCAGAAGACGTTTACACGAAAGGAACACTTAACGAATCACTTGAAACAGCATACCGGTGACACCGCGCACGCGTGTAAAGTTTGTTCCAAACATTTCACCAGGAAGGAACACCTTGTTACTCACATGAG ATCACACAGTTGCGGCGATCGACCTCACGTCTGCGGCGAGTGTGGCAAGTCGTTCCCGTTGAAAGGCAACCTGTTATTCCACGAACGATCACACAATAAAGCCAACGCGAACAATGCCAACAGACCGTACAAATGTGATGTTTGCTCAAAGGAGTTCATGTGTAAAG gtcACTTAGTATCTCATCGGCGTACACATGCGGAGACGGGTGAGGCTGCGCCCACTACTGAAACGCCTGCCGAAGGAGAAGACTGCACTGATTGCAATAAGTGTATTAAAGTGGAGCCTGAAAGAATCGAGCGGAAACATGAAGTCAG AACGTCCATAGACGCTAGACCGCCCGAAACTAACGTCAACGTCGCACAAACTCACCAAAATACTACTCCTACTGTGATGCAAATAACTAATCAG CAGGTGCGCGCGGCGCAGGTGGGCACGTCGAGCGCGGCGGGCGTGACGCCCGGCACGTTCACGCACACCGTGAGCGCGCAGCACCACGCCGGCGCCGCCATCGCGCACCACCCCGTCACCGTCAACTACTAG